The following proteins come from a genomic window of Proteinivorax hydrogeniformans:
- a CDS encoding VanZ family protein, producing the protein MKVRSWLIAVFIVGLIFYLSSIPGLQVLPVLNQLSSVLGRFDVGITRFSHWVANTLPLNFSEWGAFRVLGEDFLEYASNNPRLIEFLLRKIAHVVMFFLVTIAFFLLASQYTKRPRTAIFIAFIGGTAMAFLDEYRQSFVPTRVASLMDVLINFIGVSLAIFIILFALFITKSARIQEYYYNNFKGKNKKIAKENSDAKNDVVDNSKSEQVKSDSKEDLDQETKVYDRDFVKKVNEE; encoded by the coding sequence ATGAAGGTTCGGTCTTGGCTTATTGCTGTTTTTATAGTTGGGCTTATTTTTTATTTGTCGTCTATACCTGGGCTTCAGGTGCTGCCTGTTCTTAATCAGTTAAGCTCAGTTTTAGGGCGGTTTGATGTTGGTATCACTCGTTTTTCTCATTGGGTAGCTAACACTCTTCCTCTTAATTTTAGTGAATGGGGAGCTTTTAGGGTTCTTGGTGAAGATTTTTTAGAGTATGCCAGTAATAATCCTAGACTTATAGAGTTTTTGCTGAGGAAAATAGCTCATGTTGTTATGTTTTTCTTAGTTACGATTGCTTTCTTTTTATTGGCAAGTCAGTATACTAAAAGACCACGGACAGCTATATTTATTGCGTTTATAGGTGGTACTGCTATGGCATTTTTAGATGAATATCGCCAAAGTTTTGTGCCCACTCGGGTAGCAAGTTTGATGGATGTTTTGATTAATTTTATTGGTGTTTCTTTAGCTATTTTTATCATCCTTTTTGCGCTATTTATAACTAAGAGTGCTCGAATACAGGAATATTACTATAATAATTTTAAAGGTAAAAATAAGAAAATCGCTAAAGAAAATAGTGATGCTAAAAATGATGTGGTGGATAATAGCAAATCAGAGCAGGTAAAATCCGATTCTAAAGAGGATTTAGATCAAGAGACGAAAGTATATGATCGGGATTTTGTAAAGAAAGTTAATGAGGAGTAG
- a CDS encoding ATP-binding protein, producing the protein MDDRFCLRPEQLTSCCVTESLGFESTEEVEPLEGIIGQSRAVEALTFGLRVDKKGYNIFISGISGTGKSSYANSIAKSFAANGKKPDDWLYVFNFKNPDSPKAINTRGGEGESFVKEIEHLIEKLKKEIPKSFQNSEYKNKKKEIFKDIQLKQKIFVRNLNEVARKYGFVFKDSEQGFNHIPLKDGKPMSQKEYNNLSPEEVEEIKINSQKLDLITEDWFDELKELQEELEEKLDNLDKEQGRKLVEYYIKKISNSFEDNKKVKQFLKELKEDIVANISYFSKSNDSESKGEPLLPFIQTQSEEDFYNRYKVNHLVNNNETKAAPIVNETNPNFYNLNGAIEYKNEMGVLKTDFTQIKSGSIHLANGGYLLIQAKDLLVQPFAWETLKRTLKTGLINVEDLGKQLGYVYTTSLKPEPIPVDLKVILIGDDYTYHLLYHYDEDFRKLFKVMADFDIEMERSEENIVKMGQFIASHCKQVGLRDFDKSAVARVIRYSSRLCNSQEKLSSQFNQIVEILYESDVWAEMEKAEYVSKNHVEKAIEKKIYRNSKYEDKLNERFKDETVLIDVSGRKVGQINGLTVMNTGQHVFGKPSRITVSTYKGKSGIISIQRETKKSGSIYDKGVLTLCGYLGTKYAQDKPMSLTVSISFEQNYSKIDGDSASSTELYGIISSIAEVPIKQNIAVTGSINQKGEIQPVGGVNEKIEGFYDICKMRGLTGDQGVIIPKQNIKNLMLKEEVIAAVKNKEFFIYAINHVDEGIEILTDTPAGKKDKNGKYPKGTINAQVMKKLKKSEEES; encoded by the coding sequence GTGGATGATAGGTTTTGTCTAAGACCTGAGCAATTAACGAGCTGCTGTGTAACTGAAAGCCTTGGATTTGAAAGTACAGAGGAGGTCGAACCGTTAGAGGGAATCATCGGGCAAAGTAGAGCGGTAGAGGCCTTAACTTTTGGACTTAGGGTTGATAAAAAGGGATATAACATTTTTATATCAGGTATCAGCGGTACAGGAAAATCTAGTTATGCTAATTCCATAGCAAAGTCTTTTGCTGCAAATGGGAAAAAGCCCGATGACTGGCTATATGTTTTTAACTTTAAAAACCCTGATTCTCCCAAGGCTATTAATACGCGAGGGGGAGAGGGGGAAAGTTTTGTAAAAGAAATAGAGCATCTTATTGAAAAATTAAAAAAAGAAATCCCCAAATCATTTCAAAATAGTGAGTATAAAAATAAAAAAAAGGAGATATTTAAAGATATCCAGCTAAAGCAAAAGATTTTTGTTAGAAATCTTAATGAAGTAGCAAGGAAATATGGTTTTGTATTTAAAGACTCAGAACAAGGGTTTAACCATATACCTTTGAAAGATGGAAAGCCGATGAGTCAAAAAGAGTATAACAATCTATCGCCTGAAGAAGTAGAAGAGATAAAAATTAACTCCCAAAAGCTTGATCTGATTACTGAGGATTGGTTTGACGAGTTAAAGGAACTACAAGAAGAGCTAGAAGAAAAGCTTGATAATCTAGACAAAGAACAGGGAAGGAAGTTAGTGGAGTATTATATAAAGAAGATTAGTAACTCTTTTGAAGACAATAAAAAAGTAAAACAGTTTTTAAAAGAGTTAAAGGAAGATATCGTTGCAAATATCAGCTATTTTTCAAAATCCAATGACTCAGAAAGTAAGGGTGAGCCATTACTTCCCTTTATTCAAACTCAGAGTGAGGAAGACTTCTATAATAGATATAAGGTTAATCATCTTGTAAATAACAATGAAACCAAGGCAGCACCTATAGTTAATGAGACAAACCCTAATTTTTATAACTTAAATGGTGCTATAGAATATAAAAATGAGATGGGTGTGTTAAAAACTGACTTTACTCAGATAAAATCAGGCTCCATTCATTTGGCCAATGGGGGATACCTGTTAATTCAAGCAAAGGACTTACTAGTTCAGCCTTTTGCTTGGGAGACATTAAAGCGAACCTTAAAAACCGGCTTGATAAACGTAGAGGATCTGGGAAAACAGCTAGGGTATGTTTATACAACCTCCCTAAAGCCTGAACCTATACCGGTAGATTTAAAGGTAATATTGATAGGGGATGATTATACCTATCATTTGCTATATCACTACGATGAGGATTTTAGAAAGTTATTTAAGGTAATGGCAGACTTTGATATAGAAATGGAAAGATCAGAAGAAAATATTGTAAAGATGGGTCAATTTATTGCTAGTCATTGCAAGCAGGTAGGACTGAGAGATTTTGACAAAAGTGCAGTAGCTAGGGTTATAAGATATAGCTCTCGGCTTTGTAACAGCCAAGAGAAATTAAGCTCACAGTTTAATCAGATAGTGGAGATTTTATATGAGTCAGATGTGTGGGCTGAGATGGAAAAAGCTGAGTATGTCTCGAAAAACCATGTAGAAAAAGCCATAGAAAAGAAAATTTACCGAAATTCTAAATACGAAGATAAACTCAATGAACGGTTCAAAGATGAGACTGTGTTGATTGATGTTAGCGGAAGAAAAGTGGGGCAAATAAATGGACTTACAGTGATGAACACAGGCCAGCATGTTTTTGGAAAGCCAAGTAGGATAACAGTAAGCACATATAAAGGGAAGTCAGGGATTATTAGCATCCAAAGAGAAACTAAAAAAAGTGGCAGCATATATGACAAAGGTGTGTTAACCCTATGTGGGTACCTAGGAACCAAATATGCACAGGATAAACCGATGTCGCTGACTGTAAGCATTAGCTTTGAACAAAATTATTCCAAGATAGACGGGGATAGCGCTTCAAGCACTGAGCTCTACGGAATTATATCCAGCATAGCGGAAGTTCCTATAAAGCAAAATATAGCTGTAACAGGATCTATAAATCAAAAGGGAGAAATTCAGCCAGTAGGCGGCGTAAATGAAAAGATAGAGGGTTTTTATGACATCTGCAAAATGAGAGGTCTAACCGGCGACCAAGGTGTAATAATACCTAAACAAAATATAAAAAACCTAATGTTAAAAGAAGAAGTAATAGCAGCTGTAAAAAACAAAGAATTTTTTATATATGCTATAAATCACGTAGATGAAGGAATAGAAATATTAACAGACACACCAGCAGGAAAAAAGGATAAAAACGGAAAGTATCCCAAGGGAACCATCAATGCCCAGGTGATGAAGAAGCTGAAAAAGTCTGAGGAAGAATCTTAG
- a CDS encoding class D sortase, protein MKIIGVILIFLGLALIIYPPLQDFYVRNHQKQLINTYIQSRDEFEGDPEEYLREVMENLPSEDTESELGVTDPQEQDSTQKIIKDTNIIGIIEIPEIKVHLPIFYDANDSNLAKGAAMVKGTAFPWEDGNTAIAAHKGRQYGSFFNRLNEVKDGDLVKLHFLNEEYHYEVYESFVVWPDEVWVLEEVDEKAVVTLVVCISDGKKRLIVRGKLTSP, encoded by the coding sequence ATGAAAATAATAGGTGTGATTTTAATATTTCTAGGTTTAGCGTTAATAATATACCCTCCACTTCAAGACTTTTACGTTAGAAATCACCAAAAGCAACTTATAAATACTTACATACAATCTAGGGATGAGTTTGAAGGTGATCCAGAAGAATACCTAAGAGAGGTCATGGAAAATCTGCCTTCAGAAGATACAGAATCAGAGTTAGGTGTAACTGACCCACAAGAGCAGGACTCTACTCAAAAAATAATAAAAGATACCAATATCATAGGTATTATAGAAATTCCTGAAATTAAAGTACACCTACCAATATTTTACGATGCTAACGATAGTAACCTTGCTAAAGGGGCTGCCATGGTAAAGGGAACTGCTTTCCCATGGGAAGATGGGAATACTGCCATTGCTGCTCATAAAGGGAGACAATATGGATCTTTCTTTAATCGGTTAAATGAGGTAAAAGATGGAGACTTAGTAAAATTACACTTTCTGAATGAAGAGTACCATTATGAGGTATATGAATCTTTTGTGGTGTGGCCTGACGAAGTATGGGTGCTAGAAGAGGTTGATGAAAAAGCCGTTGTGACCTTAGTAGTCTGTATTTCTGATGGGAAAAAAAGGCTGATAGTTCGTGGCAAGTTAACATCGCCTTAG
- a CDS encoding S8 family serine peptidase encodes MKIRDTKSYLIVLMIICMMLSPFASVNAYAQENTKNPLTVSMNDQRPPAEKISSAVEETIADKEMVEVIVEMQEQVDSKEVAKNAVNNLAKDATAYEKKMASRFAVVDALRQTAQETQKEILSYLEQEQLEGNVEEYESFYIMNVLYVKANKNVIENLAKRHEIYKIDINQHIEVEWPEVDPVQKANNTIDNVEWNIDRVGAPAVWDTYGLEGTGAVVGIIDSGVHWEHEALRDKWRGFDPDDPSNPNPEGNWFDAVEGRSMPYDLASSPHGSHVMGTILGQDPEGANKIGVAPGAQWIAARAFTESGGSQAHLLAAGEFMLAPNDDPALAPDIVNNSWGGGPGLNEWYRPMVENWRAAGILPVFSAGNTSGGSSPGSVSAPSNYPESFAIGATDISDRRANFSNQGPGPYPDDLKPDISAPGANIRSSVPGGYEAGWSGTSMSAPAVAGTAALLLSLDASLTPDELEDIMMETATPLTDSQYPEAPNYGYGHGLVNAFDAVASIATGRGVIEGSVLREGLDTEPPVIEHEPIEEAFSGLSIPIEAHVTDDVAVTKVELWIKSAGDDHWVMAPMDRISGDHKDGIYSGSIPYMFIEKPGFQYQIRAYDFGQNLDETDLFDVEVMFGIVPDEYHTDFSEFPIGWVLDGDWDWGEPTVGPEPVVGDKVIATNPFGNYSDNSDSQMLMPPLDLRDASEASVRLNHWYDIENNFDEGIVAVSDDFGLTWDIVGEYTGRDAEWRNMFINLNDYAYSPNPVFVIFGFFSDGSVNYPGWYLDNVELVGVDTDPPGEPTDLEANTHSTGITLNWTAPTDPDVAGYNIYRSETAGGEYVLIDSSTSTTFTDTDFEAGEDYYYVVTAYDFSNNESGYSNEASATAPYFTIIYASDFEEDDGGWIADGANNSWEWGVPTSGPASAFSGSNVWATNLDGDYPNNTDSWIESPEIDLTGHTTADLSFYHWFNCENSYDNAFVRISADGGETWDELATYTGNFGGWDNVNISLNDYVDETIKLRFVMESDGSVTAPGWYVDDVMISSSDAPQISTVSTVEEQSDKTNKPESRTIDLKLQQDPENYDYEVSVDNEITDVTGLPLDAVVTIVETGRSVRTNPADGSYRLIHAASEDDEPWTVKVEAYGYYSQTATVELNDGDEITQDFILDQIPQGIIEGQVVNQRTGEPIEDAKINLIGDSRIPSATTDEEGNFVMPDILEGEYSLQVGAADYILEEVEVEVVGDETTEVTVELSPFIGFNEEIAYDNGTAENARAFFDAGNGWAMRMTPDGYAQVTGANVYLWDTDWPDPGADTFSVAVYDSLPNGEPGEMVISPVEVEGVRGQWNHVDLSSYGFSTDRDFFIVMVQVGDSPNTPGIGMDEDGPFANRSYMVIDGVFEQLDSSYGNIMLRAEVAYSLDAPVISSPEDQTYTNEDTVMVSGTVDVDCKVNIYNNGELIAEEVETEDGEFNVEIQLEEGENIITATSVVEVGETDPSAPIKVVKDTVAPEVVIESPADGFITNKEVVTVAGTVEDDNLDIVTVNGEEATIEDGSFSTRLILEEGENLITIRATDLAGNETVKEVTVTVDTVLPTITDIQPSEDITVEAGEEVTISFTSDKKGGIASFRILLPTGENLNTTLGTPMTEVEPGLYQGTWVVPGGLVVDGAAVEVELYDVAGNRATGIAMGTITVVAPEDPEDPEDPEDPVDPEDPVDPEDPQDPADPKESEKLPQTGQRGYVYFLLLGLISIAVGARFVLKKA; translated from the coding sequence ATGAAGATTAGAGACACGAAGAGCTATCTGATAGTCCTAATGATTATTTGTATGATGTTATCTCCTTTCGCTTCTGTAAATGCTTACGCCCAAGAGAACACCAAGAATCCACTAACCGTTTCTATGAATGATCAAAGGCCTCCAGCAGAGAAGATTAGTTCTGCTGTTGAAGAAACAATAGCTGATAAAGAAATGGTGGAAGTTATTGTAGAAATGCAAGAACAAGTTGATTCAAAAGAAGTTGCAAAAAATGCAGTAAATAACTTAGCTAAAGATGCAACAGCCTACGAAAAGAAGATGGCCAGCAGGTTTGCGGTTGTAGATGCGTTAAGACAAACAGCACAAGAGACCCAAAAAGAAATCCTGAGCTATTTAGAACAGGAACAGCTTGAGGGTAATGTAGAAGAATATGAAAGCTTCTATATCATGAATGTTCTTTATGTTAAGGCCAATAAAAATGTAATAGAAAACTTAGCAAAAAGACATGAAATATACAAAATAGATATTAACCAGCATATAGAAGTAGAATGGCCAGAAGTAGACCCGGTGCAAAAAGCAAATAACACCATAGATAATGTAGAATGGAATATCGATAGAGTAGGTGCCCCTGCTGTTTGGGATACCTATGGTCTCGAAGGAACGGGAGCAGTAGTTGGTATAATAGACAGCGGTGTACATTGGGAACATGAAGCCCTTAGAGATAAGTGGCGTGGTTTTGATCCCGATGATCCCAGCAACCCAAATCCAGAAGGAAACTGGTTTGATGCAGTTGAAGGGCGTTCGATGCCTTATGACTTGGCTAGTTCTCCCCATGGATCTCATGTTATGGGTACCATCTTAGGTCAAGACCCAGAAGGTGCTAACAAAATAGGGGTTGCCCCTGGTGCACAATGGATAGCAGCAAGAGCGTTCACAGAAAGTGGCGGAAGCCAAGCACACTTGTTAGCAGCAGGCGAATTCATGTTAGCTCCTAATGATGATCCTGCCCTTGCTCCGGATATAGTTAATAATTCATGGGGTGGAGGACCTGGCTTAAATGAATGGTATCGTCCTATGGTGGAAAACTGGCGGGCAGCTGGGATACTACCAGTATTTTCTGCAGGTAACACCTCTGGTGGTTCTTCCCCAGGATCTGTAAGTGCACCTTCAAATTATCCTGAAAGTTTCGCGATAGGTGCAACGGATATTAGTGATAGACGGGCTAACTTCTCCAATCAAGGTCCTGGACCCTATCCAGATGACCTAAAACCTGATATATCAGCCCCTGGTGCTAATATTCGTTCATCGGTACCTGGAGGTTATGAGGCTGGATGGAGTGGAACATCCATGTCAGCTCCTGCTGTAGCTGGAACCGCAGCCCTACTACTTTCTCTAGATGCCAGCTTAACCCCTGACGAACTAGAGGATATAATGATGGAAACTGCAACTCCTTTGACAGATAGTCAATATCCTGAGGCACCGAACTATGGTTACGGTCATGGCCTTGTAAACGCTTTTGATGCTGTGGCATCTATCGCTACTGGCCGTGGTGTAATTGAAGGTTCGGTACTAAGGGAAGGTTTAGACACTGAACCTCCAGTTATAGAGCACGAACCAATTGAAGAGGCCTTCTCTGGCTTATCTATTCCTATCGAAGCTCATGTTACAGACGATGTAGCTGTAACTAAGGTTGAGCTTTGGATAAAATCAGCTGGAGATGACCATTGGGTAATGGCTCCAATGGATCGCATATCTGGAGATCACAAGGACGGAATATATTCAGGGTCAATCCCCTATATGTTCATCGAAAAGCCTGGATTCCAATACCAAATAAGAGCCTATGACTTTGGGCAAAACTTAGATGAAACTGATCTTTTTGATGTCGAGGTTATGTTTGGAATAGTACCAGATGAATATCACACTGACTTTTCTGAATTCCCAATTGGATGGGTTTTAGATGGTGACTGGGATTGGGGAGAGCCTACTGTTGGCCCAGAACCAGTTGTAGGTGATAAAGTAATTGCAACAAACCCATTTGGTAACTACTCTGATAACTCCGATAGCCAAATGCTTATGCCTCCATTGGACTTAAGAGATGCTAGTGAAGCATCTGTAAGACTAAATCACTGGTACGATATAGAAAATAATTTCGATGAGGGTATAGTGGCGGTATCTGATGACTTCGGTTTAACCTGGGATATCGTAGGTGAATATACCGGTAGAGATGCTGAATGGAGAAATATGTTTATCAATCTAAATGATTACGCTTATTCACCAAATCCAGTATTCGTAATATTTGGCTTCTTCTCCGACGGTTCAGTGAATTACCCAGGATGGTATTTAGATAATGTAGAGCTTGTAGGTGTAGATACAGACCCTCCAGGAGAGCCTACTGATTTAGAAGCTAATACCCACTCCACAGGTATTACGCTAAATTGGACCGCTCCCACTGATCCTGATGTGGCAGGTTATAATATCTATCGCTCAGAGACAGCAGGTGGGGAATATGTTTTAATCGACTCTAGCACAAGTACTACCTTTACAGATACGGACTTTGAAGCTGGTGAAGACTATTATTATGTGGTAACTGCCTATGACTTTTCTAATAATGAAAGCGGTTACTCAAATGAAGCTTCAGCAACCGCTCCATACTTTACAATAATTTATGCCTCAGACTTCGAAGAAGATGATGGTGGCTGGATAGCAGATGGAGCAAATAATAGTTGGGAGTGGGGAGTGCCAACTTCAGGACCTGCTAGCGCATTCTCAGGTAGTAATGTTTGGGCTACAAACTTAGATGGAGACTATCCAAACAATACTGATAGCTGGATAGAGAGTCCTGAAATTGATTTGACAGGTCATACTACTGCAGACTTATCCTTCTATCACTGGTTTAACTGTGAAAATAGCTATGATAACGCATTTGTGAGAATATCTGCAGATGGTGGCGAAACTTGGGATGAATTAGCTACCTATACAGGTAATTTTGGTGGATGGGATAATGTCAATATTAGTCTAAATGATTATGTTGACGAAACTATCAAGTTGAGATTTGTCATGGAATCAGATGGATCTGTAACCGCTCCTGGTTGGTATGTTGATGATGTGATGATTTCTAGTTCAGATGCACCACAAATTTCAACAGTATCAACTGTAGAAGAACAAAGCGATAAAACTAACAAACCAGAAAGTAGAACGATAGATCTGAAACTTCAACAAGATCCAGAAAACTATGATTACGAGGTATCTGTTGACAACGAGATTACCGACGTAACAGGGCTACCTCTAGATGCAGTAGTTACCATAGTTGAAACTGGAAGAAGTGTAAGAACTAATCCAGCAGATGGATCCTATCGTCTAATCCATGCTGCTAGCGAAGATGACGAACCATGGACTGTAAAGGTTGAGGCCTATGGATACTACAGTCAAACAGCTACCGTTGAGCTTAATGACGGTGATGAAATAACTCAAGACTTCATCCTAGATCAAATACCACAGGGCATAATTGAGGGTCAAGTAGTAAATCAAAGGACTGGAGAACCAATTGAAGATGCAAAGATCAATCTAATTGGCGACTCTAGAATACCTTCAGCTACTACGGATGAAGAAGGGAATTTCGTAATGCCTGATATTTTAGAGGGCGAGTACTCACTACAAGTTGGCGCAGCTGACTACATTTTAGAAGAAGTGGAAGTAGAAGTAGTGGGGGATGAAACTACTGAGGTAACAGTTGAGCTAAGCCCATTTATTGGTTTCAACGAAGAAATAGCGTATGATAATGGAACTGCAGAAAACGCCAGAGCATTCTTTGATGCCGGTAATGGATGGGCCATGAGAATGACACCTGATGGTTATGCTCAAGTAACTGGTGCTAATGTTTATCTATGGGATACTGACTGGCCAGACCCTGGTGCCGACACATTTTCGGTAGCGGTTTACGACAGCTTACCAAATGGTGAACCTGGTGAAATGGTAATTAGTCCTGTAGAAGTAGAAGGAGTCAGAGGACAATGGAATCATGTTGACCTATCATCGTATGGGTTTTCCACAGATAGAGACTTCTTTATAGTGATGGTTCAGGTAGGCGATAGTCCAAATACTCCGGGTATAGGTATGGATGAAGATGGACCTTTTGCTAACCGCTCGTATATGGTAATAGACGGTGTTTTTGAACAACTTGATTCCAGTTACGGAAATATCATGCTAAGAGCAGAAGTTGCTTATAGCTTAGATGCTCCTGTAATATCAAGTCCTGAAGATCAGACTTACACTAACGAAGATACTGTAATGGTATCTGGAACAGTTGATGTTGACTGTAAAGTTAATATTTATAATAATGGCGAACTAATTGCAGAAGAAGTAGAAACTGAAGATGGAGAGTTTAATGTAGAAATCCAACTTGAAGAAGGGGAGAACATTATAACTGCCACTTCAGTGGTTGAAGTTGGTGAAACTGATCCTTCAGCTCCTATAAAAGTAGTTAAGGATACTGTAGCACCAGAAGTTGTAATAGAATCTCCTGCAGATGGTTTTATAACCAATAAAGAAGTGGTAACAGTAGCGGGAACTGTAGAAGACGATAACCTTGATATAGTAACAGTTAACGGAGAAGAAGCAACTATCGAAGATGGAAGCTTCAGTACAAGACTGATACTAGAAGAAGGTGAAAACTTAATTACAATCAGAGCTACAGATTTAGCTGGAAATGAAACCGTAAAGGAAGTAACAGTAACAGTAGATACAGTACTTCCAACAATAACTGACATTCAGCCTTCTGAAGATATAACTGTTGAAGCTGGAGAAGAAGTAACAATCTCCTTCACCAGTGATAAAAAAGGAGGAATTGCATCCTTTAGAATTTTATTGCCAACAGGAGAAAATCTTAATACAACACTAGGAACTCCTATGACTGAAGTAGAACCTGGTCTATATCAAGGAACATGGGTAGTGCCTGGAGGACTGGTGGTTGATGGAGCCGCAGTAGAGGTTGAGCTTTATGATGTAGCTGGAAATAGAGCCACTGGAATTGCAATGGGAACGATTACTGTTGTAGCTCCAGAGGACCCAGAGGATCCAGAAGACCCAGAGGACCCAGTTGATCCAGAGGACCCAGTTGATCCAGAGGATCCACAAGATCCAGCCGATCCTAAGGAGTCTGAAAAGCTACCACAGACCGGTCAAAGAGGCTATGTTTATTTCCTACTTCTAGGGCTAATTTCAATAGCAGTTGGAGCTAGATTTGTTCTGAAGAAAGCCTAG
- a CDS encoding ion channel, translating into MSRRAIIVYNILILFFLYMTIAAFFAFLYIAIEILELGSIVDHHASISHQQQIIDLFTRSIYFSFITLFAVGYGDVSPLGLAKGVAIFQALVGYVLPYAIILNYLVFKPKIIRWHVKKRR; encoded by the coding sequence ATGAGTCGCAGGGCTATTATAGTTTACAATATTTTAATATTATTTTTTCTTTATATGACCATAGCTGCGTTTTTCGCATTCCTCTACATAGCTATAGAAATCTTAGAGCTTGGGTCGATAGTTGACCATCATGCTTCTATATCACATCAACAACAAATAATTGACCTTTTTACTCGCTCGATATATTTTAGCTTTATTACTTTGTTTGCAGTTGGATACGGAGATGTATCACCTCTCGGCCTGGCAAAAGGAGTTGCTATTTTTCAAGCGTTAGTTGGATATGTTCTTCCCTACGCAATAATTTTAAACTATCTAGTCTTTAAGCCGAAAATAATAAGGTGGCATGTTAAAAAGAGAAGGTAA
- a CDS encoding DUF3810 domain-containing protein translates to MESIYSTRIYKRFAQVLSLITGVIPISVAEILIICFIGFIIFKLVSRIIALKKEPQNRLDILLKCGATLLAALSIIYFSFIAVWGLNYHRQDFASIADYDVHEYSTQDLSQLAEHLILQANYLRNYIEEDELGIMTLPDGKSDVMRRAHKGFDNAAEVYPQLGGKYGKPKMVLMSNVMSHLGIWGAYFPFTAEANVNISIPESMIPSITLHEMAHQRGFAREDEADYIAYLTAVMHPDYDFQYSGTLLALRHTMSALSRADFETFQVLANSYSDGLARDMEHINMHNRSYQGRASQVSAQINNTYLRANAQQDGIKSYGRMIDLMMASFLQELEEL, encoded by the coding sequence GTGGAGTCTATATACTCCACCCGAATTTACAAGAGGTTTGCTCAAGTCTTAAGTTTGATTACTGGTGTTATCCCCATATCAGTAGCTGAGATCTTAATTATTTGCTTTATTGGGTTTATTATTTTTAAGCTGGTAAGTAGAATTATAGCTTTGAAAAAAGAACCTCAAAATAGGCTGGATATATTGCTAAAATGTGGGGCAACACTTTTGGCCGCTTTAAGTATAATATATTTTTCCTTTATAGCTGTATGGGGTTTAAACTACCATAGACAGGATTTTGCCTCAATTGCAGATTATGATGTCCACGAGTACTCTACTCAGGATTTAAGTCAACTTGCAGAACATTTGATTCTACAGGCAAATTATCTGCGAAACTATATTGAAGAAGACGAGCTAGGGATAATGACTCTTCCTGACGGCAAATCCGATGTAATGAGAAGGGCTCACAAGGGATTTGATAACGCTGCAGAAGTTTATCCACAGTTAGGTGGTAAGTATGGCAAGCCTAAGATGGTGCTAATGTCTAATGTTATGTCACACCTTGGTATTTGGGGAGCGTACTTTCCTTTTACCGCAGAGGCAAATGTCAACATTTCTATCCCAGAGTCAATGATACCTAGTATCACACTTCATGAAATGGCTCATCAAAGAGGATTTGCTCGAGAGGATGAGGCTGATTATATAGCATACTTAACAGCAGTTATGCATCCTGACTATGATTTTCAATATTCAGGTACCCTTTTAGCACTGCGACATACCATGAGTGCATTATCTAGAGCTGATTTTGAGACCTTCCAGGTGCTTGCCAACTCTTATAGTGATGGTTTAGCTAGAGATATGGAGCATATAAACATGCATAATAGAAGTTACCAAGGCCGGGCAAGCCAAGTTTCAGCACAAATTAACAACACTTATTTAAGGGCTAACGCCCAACAAGACGGGATAAAAAGTTATGGAAGAATGATTGATCTTATGATGGCATCATTTCTTCAAGAACTAGAAGAGCTTTAA